In a single window of the Tiliqua scincoides isolate rTilSci1 chromosome 15, rTilSci1.hap2, whole genome shotgun sequence genome:
- the UBAP2L gene encoding ubiquitin-associated protein 2-like isoform X1, producing MMTSVGTTRARGSWEQTQTQNQAQHKQRPQATAEQIRLAQMISDHNDADFEEKVKQLIDITGKNQDECVIALHDCNGDVNRAINVLLEGNPDTHSWEMVGKKKSVSGQKESGQTEPSEEGKENRERERDFSRRRGGLPRRGRGASRGREFRGQENGLDGSKTGGSSGRGTERGRRGRGRGRGGSGRRGGRFSAQGMGTFNPADYAEPSGTEEGYGNSTNNTWNNTGSFEPDDGTRVDYIRGEGTNYPRKFDSAPGTRNPGAWRTATEEWGTEDWNEDLSETKIFTASNVASVPVPAENVTITAGQRIDLAVLLGKTPSSLENESSNLDSSQAPTLSQPLVFSNSKQSSGSQPSSANTFSHHGMVSMLGKGFSDVGEAKSGSGTAATTTTGSQFLEQFKTAQALAQLAAQHTQPAGSSSSTASWDIGATTQSSSLVQYDLKNPSDSTVHSPFAKRQAFPNTSTMMEVFLQDKQPVVTASVTAPPPPSSPLASKTNPVPQMSPGSSDNQSSSPQPAQQKLKPQKKKASLTSKIPALAVEMPGSADISGLNLQFGALQFGSEPVLSEYESTPATSAPMSQPPSSLYTSTASESLSTISSNKSQEAGYQSSPLPTATYTSQNSAQGPLYEQRSTQTRRYPNSISSSPQKDLTQAKNGFSSVPPTQLQTTQTAEGSAGPAVKSDSPSAPSIAAPLNDTVSAASLLTTATQHSSVLSSLNHAEELPSAATTQHSSTLPTQQNSLSSSTSSGRTSTSTLLHTSVESEAGLHSSASTFSTSSSTVSAAPPVVIASSTLSSVSSLGLNLSSNSTVTATTRSSVATTSGKAPPNLPPGVPPLLPNPYIMAPGLLHAYPPQVYGYDDLQMLQTRFPLDYYSIPFPTPTTQLTGRDASLSSNPYSGDLTKFGRGDASSPAPATTLAQPQQNQTQTHHTTQQTFLNPALPPGYSYTSLPYYTGVPGLPSTFQYGPAVFPVAPTSSKQHSVNVSVNASATPFQQPSGYGSHGYSTGVSVTSSNTGVPDISGSVYSKTQQSFEKQGFHTGTPAASFNLPSALGSGGPINPATAAAYPPAPFMHILAPHQQPHSQILHHHLQQDGQSGTGQRSQGSSIPQKSQANKSAYNSYNWGAN from the exons ATGATGACATCGGTGGGCACTACTCGGGCCCGGGGAAGCTGGGAGCAGACACAGACTCAGAACCAGGCACAGCACAAGCAGCGGCCACAG GCCACTGCGGAGCAAATCCGGCTTGCACAGATGATATCGGACCACAACGATGCTGACTTTGAGGAGAAGGTGAAACAG CTGATTGACATCACAGGCAAGAACCAGGATGAGTGTGTGATCGCCCTGCATGACTGCAACGGAGATGTGAACAGAGCCATCAATGTGCTGTTGGAGGGGAATCCGGACACG CATTCctgggagatggttggcaagaaGAAGAGTGTCTCTGGACAAAAGGAGAGCGGACAGACGGAACCCAGCGAAGAAGGCAAAGAGAAccgagagagagaaagagacttcAGCCGGCGACGTGGCGGCCTGCCCAGAAGAGGCCGGGGAGCCAGCCGCGGAAGAGAGT TTCGGGGCCAGGAGAACGGGCTGGATGGCAGCAAGACGGGTGGATCTTCTGGAAGAGGCACAGAGAGAGGGCGCCGGGGGCGTGGGCGAGGCAGAG GTGGATCCGGACGGCGGGGAGGAAGGTTTTCTGCCCAAGGCATGGG AACTTTCAATCCCGCGGACTATGCGGAGCCCTCCGGCACGGAAGAAGGTTACGGAAACAGCACCAACAACACGTGGAACAACACCGGGAGCTTTGAGCCGGACGACGGGACGA gAGTTGATTACATTAGGGGTGAGGGGACAAATTATCCCCGAAAATTTGACTCTGCTCCTGGTAcgagaaatccag GTGCGTGGAGGACAGCGACGGAGGAATGGGGGACTGAGGACTGGAATGAAGAT CTTTCAGAAACCAAGATCTTCACCGCGTCCAACGTCGCCTCGGTGCCTGTGCCTGCAGAAAATGTGACCATCACGGCCGGACAGAG AATCGACCTGGCGGTGCTGTTAGGAAAGACCCCTTCTTCTCTGGAGAATGAGTCGTCCAACCTGGATTCCTCACAGGCGCCTACACTCAGCCAGCCCCTGGTGTTCAGCAATTCCAAGCAGAGCTCTGGGTCCCAGCCGAGTTCGGCGAACACCTTCTCCCATCACGGCATG GTCAGCATGCTGGGGAAGGGGTTCAGCGACGTCGGCGAGGCCAAGAGCGGCAGCGGGACGGCCGCCACCACGACCACTGGCTCGCAGTTCCTGGAGCAGTTCAAGACCGCCCAGGCCCTTGCCCAGCTGGCAGCCCAGCACACCCAGCCCGCTGGGAGCAGCAGCTCGACCGCCTCCTGGGACATCGGCGCAACCACCCAGTCCTCCTCTCTCGTGCAGTATG ATCTAAAGAACCCGTCGGATTCCACCGTACACAGCCCCTTTGCCAAACGCCAGGCTTTCCCGAACACGTCCACCATGATGGAGGTGTTTCTGCAGGACAAGCAGCCCGTGGTGACGGCCTCTGTCACGGCTCCGCCACCCCCATCGTCCCCGCTGGCCAGCAAAACCAACCCCGTTCCCCAGATGTCCCCCGGCTCCTCAGACAACCAGTCCTCCagtccccagccagcccagcagaaATTGAAGCCACAGAAGAAAAAAGCGTCTCTAACATCAAAG ATTCCTGCTCTGGCAGTGGAGATGCCCGGCTCTGCGGACATCTCGGGCCTCAACTTGCAGTTCGGAGCGTTGCAGTTCGGCTCAGAGCCTGTCCTCTCGGAGTATGAATCGACACCTGCCACGAGCGCGCCCATGAGCCAGCCGCCAAGCAGCCTGTACACGAGCACGGCAAG tgagtctctgtCCACAATTTCGTCCAATAAGAGCCAGGAGGCGGGTTACCAGAGCAGCCCCCTGCCCACCGCAACGTATACCTCCCAAAACAGCGCTCAGGGACCCCTGTACGAGCAGCGATCCACCCAGACCCGGCGGTATCCAAACTCCATTTCCTCCTCACCCCAGAAAGACTTGACCCAGGCAAAG AATGGCTTCAGCTCGGTGCCACCCACACAGTTGCAAACCACGCAGACGGCTGAAG GCTCGGCAGGTCCTGCGGTGAAATCGGACTCCCCCTCCGCCCCCAGCATCGCCGCCCCTCTCAACGACACCGTGTCAGCAGCGTCCCTGCTCACCACGGCGACCCAGCACTCGTCAGTGCTGAGCAGCCTGAATCACGCCGAGGAGCTCCCCAGCGCGGCCACCACGCAACACAGCAG CACATTACCCACGCAGCAAAACAGCCTGTCCTCATCCACTTCCTCTGGTCGCACATCGACTTCCACTCTCTTG CACACCAGTGTGGAGAGCGAAGCCGGGCTCCATTCTTCCGCCAGCACTTTCTCCACCTCCTCGAGCACGGTCTCGGCCGCGCCGCCTGTGGTCATCGCCTCCTCTACCCTGAGCAGCGTCAGCAGCTTGGGCCTGAACCTCAGCAGCAACTCCACGGTCACCGCCACGACTCGCAGCTCCGTTGCCACGACGTCAG gaaaggCTCCTCCCAACTTGCCTCCCGGCGTGCCGCCTTTGCTGCCGAACCCGTACATCATGGCTCCGGGGCTGTTGCACGCCTACCCG CCACAGGTTTATGGCTATGACGACCTGCAGATGCTTCAGACAAGGTTTCCATTG GATTACTACAGCATCCCGTTCCCCACGCCAACCACCCAATTGACCGGAAGGGACGCTAGCCTGAGCAGCAACCCTTACTCTG GCGACCTCACGAAGTTTGGGCGCGGCGACGCCTCCTCCCCGGCACCGGCCACGACCCTGGCGCAGCCTCAGCAAAACCAGACCCAGACCCACCACACCACCCAGCAGACCTTCCTGAACCCGGCCCTGCCGCCCGGCTACAGCTACACCAGCCTGCCGTACTACACCGGAGTCCCGGGGCTGCCCAGCACCTTCCAGTACGGGCCGGCCGTGTTCCCC GTGGCTCCTACCTCTTCCAAGCAACACAGTGTGAATGTCAGCGTTAATGCCTCGGCTACCCCGTTTCAGCAGCCCAGTGGCTACGGATCCCATGGATACAGCACTG gtGTATCAGTAACATCCAGTAACACGGGAGTTCCAGACATTTCTGGCTCGGTTTACTCCAAAACGCAG CAGTCCTTTGAGAAGCAGGGATTCCACACTGGCACCCCGGCGGCCTCCTTCAACTTGCCGTCAGCCCTGGGCAGCGGTGGCCCCATCAACCCCGCCACCGCTGCGGCATATCCGCCAGCCCCCTTCATGCACATCCTGGCGCCGCATCAGCAGCCACACTCCCAGATCTTGCATCACCACCTGCAGCAGGATGGGCAG